In Candidatus Jettenia caeni, the DNA window TTGCTCGGAATCGGAGTGAGTTGCGCGCTGCTGTCCGCGGATGATCATGCGAAAATCAGATAGTTTGCCTAGTCGCACCTCGTTTAGGATGGCATCGAGAGACTTGTAGGCAGCTTGCTTTTCTTCCTGGTTAAGTGCCGTGGAAAGCTCAATCTGCCGGCGATACCTAACACCAGAAACCCCTGTCGCTGACACTACAGCACCATTAATCACCTTTGCTTGGCCAGGTTTGCACCGAATGGCATCAGCGTCATAAAAGTAGTGGTCAGACTTGACGAAATGAAAGATGTTTTCGTAGACGTTGCGCAATTTGTCCTTGGCATTATCCGGCCCGCCTTTAACTTTGTTCCAGATGACGCTGTTACGCAAAAGCCATCCTTGACAGTCGGTCATGGCAAGCGCGACTCGCCAGGGAATACCAACGAGGCTCTTGCGATGATATGCATCGCCGACATTCAGCCAGAAAGAGCCGGTTGGCTTGAGGACCCTCTTCACTTCAGCAATAATGGCGAAAAGCTTTTTGACGTACTCTTCGTATGTCTCCTCAAGCCCAATGCCTCCATTCAAATACTCACGCTGACCCCAGTAGGGCGGCGAAGTCATACAACAGTCGATGCAATCAGGAGAGAAGGACACAAGCATCTCCAGACAGTCTCCGAGAATGAATAGCGGTTGGCGATTTCCAGACCGGAGATACTCGCCGAGTACCTCATTGGTCTGTACAAACTTACTGGAATCGCTCATTGCTCGACATCCTCCCCGCATTTCCACTACCGACCGGCAGAGTTAGGCATAATCTATGATCAACCAAGCCTTTTACCTCTTATCTTTTCACCCTCGATTAATCTTACTTTGCTTATTTTTCCTTGCTCTGAGTCTTACGTTTGTCCGCAGTTCTTACGGATGAACCCTCTTTTTTTCTATGTTGTTTCGGACAAATATAAATATCAACCATCTCCTCTTTGTAAAATACAATGGCGTGTCCGCAGGATCCGAATCAACGAAATTTACCTCTCTCCTCCGGCTCAGAGCCTTCATCTCTCTAACCGTATTCTCAAAGAAATGAGATTGATGACCATGTCACATTCGTATGAGGGTGGGAATATTTCTTCCGGCATTACAGCGCCAGCCTTACCTTAGCCTTCAACTCTGGTGCCTAACATTAATTACATTGATCCGTATACTATGCGGAGTTACAGGTTTTTTCCCTATAACATGCCTTTGATATGGTAAATACTATCATGATAATCCTTCAGACACTGCCACTTGTCTCTCTTTGCACTTGTTATCATGCCGTCTTATATGGATCAGTATAAAATACTCTTATTCCATTTCAAAGTCTATCTAATTGTCAGGCTTATTTTCAATGGATGATAGGAATTCTTTAAAAAGGATGATAATACAAAAACGAAGAAGAGTGCAAGCTTTTTTCGTTTTTTATGCGGAAAGAACGTAACAGGCCTGAGGCAACTCTGTCAAACCTGGATGCTCATCAGGTTTAACGGTCGATTACCCGATCAAAATACCATTTTTTTGTCAGCATGTTATAGGATATCTGGCAAGTAAGATTATCGCTGATAACTACACAGTATCGTTTCTTTGATACACCTTGAATGGTTTGATCTACCCATTCATTGACAACTTCTCTTATACGAAAAATTCTTCCACGTAATTTGAAGCTATACGGAACTGCATAATTAATCGTCAGGTCGTTAACAGGTACCCATATCGAAGATTTCACCAAATGAATCAGGGTAAATACAGATGAAAAACACCAGAGTGCAATACAAGCAACGGAAAAACATATCGAGATTATAATAAGATATTGTCCTCCAAATAAGTTAGATAGTTGAATGGTACTATAGGCATATAACCCCAGAGCAAAAGCAACCTCCCAATATCCTACAGTAAACACAAGACCATCATCGCAGAAAGCTTGTTTTCTTATAGCCAAGATAACCAGAAACGGTAACCACCATAAACCTACAGACCAAAAAAACAGGGAAAATCCCTTTAAAAAAGGAAGGAAATCTGTGAATGGCCCATGCATGATATGTATGTGCTGATAGAGTGCGATACCAGTAAGCGCTGTTAATGCTGCTGCTCCCATATTCATCCAATAAGGTGACAACGCTGCATCGCTACTCAATTGATAAAATACCAGTCTTAACATAATGAATGCCGTGAAGATGAGGTACAGACATGCACCCACAGACCATAAGGCAAATGAAAATAATTGGATAAACGTTACGTGCTGCATTGCATGTTCTGCGATAGTTATACCAAGGAAAGCTGTCGATTGCGTGCCCACTATGGTAAAAAACCAACCACCATGCAGAATATCCTCAATCTTCCTGTCTTCAGATTTTCGGTGAAGGAATACAATGCTAAATGAGGAGAAAGAGGCGCCTAGCCAAAGACTAATGGCTACATACCAAAGTATATGAGCTGCCGTAGAGAAATGAAATACTTTAGATAAACAAATGCCAATAAGATTAATTGCACTAACAATGGTAAAGAAATAAAAACTTTTCTCTGGATTGAGCAATTCATTTAAGGAATTCTCATAGAATAGCGTGATCTGTGTTGCCTTAAAAATAATTGCAGAAAAGAATATGACCAGGCTTGTTACAAAAAAGTATGGGACAATGGTCTCGAATCCATGTAATGACGAGATAGACATAACCATTATGGTAGCCATGACAGCAGTAAACCATCGGGTATCCATCGAATAGGTTGCGACCTTTAATATATTCATAAATAGAGTTAATAAAACACGACAAAAGAAAGATATTTACTATAAGGAAATAAGATACCGTTTCATTGAGGATTAGTGGATGAAGATGCTTATTATGGTGGTTCCTTTGAGAAGTTATTTTGTAGGAGGTGTTAAAATCTTGTAGAAGTTAAACACCTCCTACTATTGCAATATTTAAGTAGTACCCAGCGCTTGTTTGTTTGTGTTTGACAAAGTCTTTTCTTCCATAAAGGATAGACACATGAGGCATACAAGAGATACGAAGATAAATCCCAGATAATAATTATCGGTGTAATCCTTAATTGTACCCAGTATTATCGGAAGGAAAAAGCCTCCGAGACCTCCGGCTGCTCCTACCAGACCGCCTACAGAGCCTGTATCTTTCGGGAAATTTTCTGCTACCAGTTTATACACAACGCCATTTCCAATACCAAGACAAGTTCCCATGATATAGAACACAACGAGTGAAGTCACTAACGATACATTCAAATTAAGGAATACCGTTATGACAAGCACGACTAAGGTAAGGGCTATTATTAGCTTTCTTCCATTAAACTTATCTCCCAAATACCCCCCCAGGATACGGGTAAACGATGAAAGAAATACAAATATTGATGTATAGCTACCTGCTTTTACAGGACTAATGCCATAAAAGTCAATCAGATAAGATGGCAACCATATCGAGAAGCATACAAAAAACCCAAAAAACATGAAGTAAATTAAGCAGAAAACCCAGGCTAGACCAGACGATTTATATATCTTTAGTTTCTCTCTGAGAGTTGGAACTTTTACATTTGCCGGCCTTGGTGCATTAGAGGTAAAAAACCAATACACAAATGCCATCAAGAGTAAAGGGATTGCATAAATGATAAATGCTTTATGCCATCCTAAAGATTCAGCGATAAATGGCGCCCCAAAACCAGAAATAGCAGTACCAGCATTTCCCACACCATAAACTCCTAATGCAAGCCCCTGTTTTTTCTTTGGGTACCATTCTGAGACATGGGGAATTCCAATGGAAAATGATGAACCGATCAAGCCAAAAAAAAGCCCACCCACTAATAAAAAGCCATAACTATTTGCGAAACCAGTTAAAAGCAAAGATGCAAAACCAAACAGAAGCATAATAGTAAAAACAAGCCTTCCACCAAATTTATCCGTCACAATACCCATAGGGATCTTTGCCAGCGAACCGAGCAATACAGGCATTGCAAGTAATAATCCCACCGATGTGGAAGACAAATTAAACTCTTCCTTAAAGTAGATTGCCAAGGGAGCGAACAAGGTCCAACCAGCAAAACAGAGGGCAAATGCCGTTGTTGCAAGTATCATTACCTTGGTATTCCCGTTCGGCGTTTGTAAAGATTCACTCATAAGAACCTCCTAGAAATAGTAAACTAAGCCTATAAATTTTAAAATTATTATTGATTCCTTTATTATAAAGAGAGCGATGCCTGAATAGATTCAAATTCATTTTTCACCTTTAAAGGACATTTATAGAGACCCTCTGTAACGAGAGTACTACTTTGCCTTATAAAGAATAGCTTACCACTCTTTGTTTTCATGAGGGTATAGAAGCCATTCACCTGACCGTCCCTGAACAGCATTGATAGTGTTTTCTCATGGTCAAAAGGATGCGCATATAATTCATTTATCTTTTTCCCAATTACATCATCAGGCGAGGCAAACCCAAAAAGTCGTGCACCTGCACTATTAATATGTATGATAACCCCATCATAGGAAGGCTCGTACTCATACCATCCTTTTACATCCTGCACATCGGGAGATGTTTTTGATTCATCCTTTGCTGATGATATATTTTTGTTGTTCATAGATACCTCCTCTTATTAATCCCTTTTAATGCTTTCATTACCAGGTTACTGCCGTTTTTTCTGATGATTGTTTTGCATTGATTTTTACTGTCTCTTTACCTTCATCCTCTGTGTAATTATGCATAGTATTCTCAGATTTTAAGACAGGAATTTGCTCCTTGAATTTAGAAATATTACTCTTGATAAAATCTTCATCCCTTTTTGTCACAATAGAGCCAAATACATATAAAGGGTTATAAACTTCGTACTTTTGTTCCCGGAGATACCCACGCTCTTTTCTTACTTCATAACCATCCAGAATAGCTATAACAAAGCCAACCAGGAAGACAGTCGTTACACCCAGTAAGGCTTTCTGTGGTAAAGATAGGCCTTTTAACATATACCCCGCATTTAACTTCCTGTACATCAAGGTAGCCATAACGAATGCTGGGACGATTATTACCATCATAAGGGACTTTACCATTGAATTGATATTATTTATGGTACCAAGCGCCTCATCTGCATCGATCTCCACGATTAATCCCATATTTAAGTCCTTAACCCAGCTCCAGGCGCCCACAACCTTGAATCCATCATAATCCATATATCCTTCCAAATCGTATCCACTTGTTTTTTGCGTAATACACTTCTTTACCCCTTTTGTTATAAGATTGGTATCTGGGTCAACTACCTTATGGCATGTCTTACAGGTATCACTGCTATTTTCTTTTATATGATCTGAAAATCTCGATTGCGTAATCATCGTACCATCTTTATTTACCAAATAAGCTTCCCCGGTTTTTCCTAGCACATCATTCCGTATACCATTATTCAGGGCAGATGCATCCATCCATACCAGGACTGCACCAATTACATCGTAATTCTGCCCCTTGATTGGATAAGACATAAACAGAGAAGGCAACTCTTTATCTGTTTCGCCCTGCATATCATTTATAGGAAAATGGATTACATCAGAAATATACGTTTTACCGTCATACAGAGTTTCCTGAATATTACGGAATGATTTTTCTTTTATAATATTCATGCCCAGCATGGATTTCTCATTTTCAGTTGTAGCCTGAATTACCCCTGCTGCATCACAAATAAATATTCCTTTATAATTGTAATCTGCCTTTGTGCACTCTAATTGCGTTTTTAACCTTAAATATTCATGTTCATCTTTTCCCTTTACGAGACTCACAAAATCCTCACTACCATGGATAAACAGTGCACCCTGAATGGTGTCTGAAATAGCCCTGGCATGTGACTTTCTTTCTTCCCACATGTGTGTAAGGAGATCTCTTTGTTCTTTTACGATGCCTTCCAGATTCCTTTTAACACTTTGTTTTAATTCGGCACTTGCCTTTGGAAATGCAAGCATTCTAAACAAAACAAGGGGAAACAATCCAAAAAATATGAAAGTAACAATAACGATAACAATGCGTTCTTTAAGTATTCGTATCATATTTCACCTCTTCTACGTTAAATTCTCCAAAGTATATAAATTATTCTATGCCTTTTTTTGTAAATTCAGCAAGACATGCTTCTATGTCACTGGTACTAAAAGGTTTTGTAATTACCTTATTTGCGCCTTTTTTGATAGCCTCTTTCACGACATCCTCATCTGTATAGGCGGTAATAATAACAATATGAGAATTAACCCTTATTCCTTTCATTTGATCTAAGAATTCGATACCATCCATTCCCGGCATCTTCACATCTAATAAAATAATTGAATAACAGCGCCTCTTAATCTCTTCCAATGCATCGAAACCATTATTTACTGCCTTTGTCTCAAACCCAAGATCAGCCAGGGAATTCGCCAATACTTTTCTATATCCTTCTTCATCATCAACAATCAATATTTTTCTTGCTATCATTTCCATAATTCTTCTATTTACCGTAATATCATTATTTGTGAAGATAGTTACGCAACCGATATACCTATAAAAATATAAAACATTTAGATTGTTCTAAGCATTTTGTATTTTTATAGTTATGAGAAATAAAAATTTTTTTTAAATAATTTTTAACAATGTAACTGCAACCAAATTGTTTCATTTGAAAATTCCTGCAATAATTGTAAGTGTTTAATGTGAAAAGATATAAGTGGAATAATAAAAGTTTAATAAGTGGAAACAATTTGGTTGCAGTTTAAGAATTAAGGAATAGTGTATGATTTAATACCGCACGCACGAGAGAAGAGAAATTAAAACACAACATCTCCTTTTTCCTTGCTAGTACTAACTAAATAAAATTCCAATTGTAAAAGCAGAAATAAAACGCTTTGATGAAGATTTCAGGCCATTAACAGATGAAACACTAAAGTATTGATAACTACTCAAAATACGGCACAAAACCGGGGCAGGGAAGAACACAAGATTCGCCCTTACTATGATCCAACAATATTTTGTGTAAATAAAAATATTGCTTAAAAGAGACTCAATCGGATGACATATTTCCTAACAATATGCATGATCTGTCGTGCATCTGGAATTATTACGGTGTGAGAATACTTGGAAAGAATTCTGAGGAAAAGACAAAAACCAACACTTACCGTATTTTCCTCAAGCTAGAAGATCACTTGAGACAATAAGAGAGGTGCAAGTTGCTCTGCATATGGCCGTACACGGGCAATGGCAAATAGAATAGTGTTAGGTCAATACAAATGCAATGATAAGTCAAATGAGATTACAGCTATACCGGAATTGTTGCGTTTATTGGATATCCATAGATGGATGTTACGGATGCAATGGGATGTCAAAAGGAGATTGCTAATTGGTAACTACCAGGCGAATCTTTGGTGGTACGCCATAGAACATTGAATTTATTGAAGCAGGAAAAGCCAAGAAAGATTGGTGTAGCAGCAAAAAGAAAGCTCTCTGGCTGGAGAATGAGTATCTCTTTAAGGTAGTATCGAGCAGATCTATAATACTGTCATTACCAAGAGGTCTGCCCGTCCGCTCGTTACAGTTACACATCGAGGCTCATAGGCTTCTTCATCCGATAGACCTCTGGAAAGGAATTCATCTCACTTGCCAAACTATTTTAAAAACAATGTCATAATGTTGAGGAGCAAAACCCAACGTTTTGGCTATTTGTCATTCACGCGTTAATGTCAGCGCGTACGTGTTACAGTAAGTTGAATCTCGCCTCGGTTATTCCAGTACATAAGGTTTATATCGTTAGCAAAGCAGTAAAGTGTACCTGTCAATTTCGGTGATATCCTCGCTTCCACTCCGATACGAAAGCAGGTATCTTTATCTCCATCAAGCGAACCGATCAGAGTAAACCAGCACTCTTTTGGAACACGGCGTAGCCATTCGGTTGCTCGCAACAGTAAATTAGGGCTTATGTAGCCATCAGCATCGCAGGCAGTGTTCCAGTCTTTCCATTGGCCGCTCGCTTTAAAATAATATTCCTCTCCGGCAACCAGTCTTATCTGCGTATTATTCCACTTCTTGGATGCCCGGATCGTTTTTGTGATAGTCTCTCCGATTTCCATACCGTCCTTGATATTAAGGATTTATTAAAACGCCTAATGTTGGCTTTCGCTCCTCAACCCAACCTACCTTACTGAAAAACGCCGCAGTTGGGGTCGGGTACAATGGGTTGTTGTGTGGCGCCCTGGAGGTATGGCTTACGCACTTTTATCACTAATTCAAGTTTTCAACTTTGACCCGTTCGTCGCCGTTGCAGCCATCGCTCAAATGAAGCCTGGCTCTCGCTCGACTTCTTACCTAGCAACATTCCTTCAACCCCAATATCTTCATCTAAATCAGGCCAATGAATACCATATCCTGCCCCACTAATTTGGAAGTTAGCTCGTTCTGCTGGGGTTCCATAAGCTAAACGAGGATACCAGCCAATCGGAATCGCGATGGTACGACCATCTTCTAAATCAACCGAGAGTGTATCATCCGTAACAGTCACGTTGATAATTCTACTAAGGGTTAGCGTTGCAGAATGCATCCCATTCATTTCTTATAGTTAACAACAATTGAAACCGAACGTATAAGAGACACAACGAGAAAGTATTTCAGAAGTTCTCTGTACCATAGAGGCAACAAAGCCGTTGAACGATCGGATTAAAGCCTTAAGGGTTTCCCAACAGATGTTATAGGAAAGGGTTTCTTTTGCCCATCGAATCCATTGTTCAGCAGCATTCATGTTTGGACTATAAGAAGGTAAATGATGTACTTGGATATTGGTTTCTTTCTGTATCTCTTTTATGATGCTCCCTTGATGGTAAGGTGCATTATCCCAAACAGCATCAATATGATAGCCAGGCAAACAAGTACGGATTTTCTTCAGAAATCGAGCAGTATTTTGTTGATGAAACTTCTTCACCTGCAAGGTGATGATTTTTCCCACAGGCCGTACTACAGCAACATAAAAAGAGAGTTTCTTCTTGCCTGGACTCAGAGAATCAACACAAGCCTCCTTTGCCTTGGGACACCACATTCGTCTGAGAAGACCATCCTGCCAGATATGCCCTTCATCGATCCAAACCGTAACACTCTTTGTTGGACGACTTTGCTCCAAGCGCTCAAGAGCCATGGCGAACGCTCTCTGGTCTTTTTCCTTGGCCTTGGTAAACTTCTTGTGTGGCCTTTTCAGGACAAAGCCCAACCGACGCAAATACCGTCGAGCGGTATGAGGATGAACCGTTTTCCCAAATACTTTTTTTATGTAAGCGGCCACACTCTTACCACTCCAACGACCGGTTTTTATCCCACTCTGGCGTGGTGGTTTTTGTACTGCCTGATCCAGTATCTTAAACTCCTTTTTGTTCAGGGATGGCTTTTGAGTACTTTTGAACTGGGGTATCAAACCCTCTCTTCCTTTCTGATTGAACTTATGCACCCACTCACTTACGGTTTGACGTCTCCGGTGGATTTGACTGGCAACGCTTTGTATCGATTTACCAGAAGCAATGAGCGCCAATGCCAGATATCGTTCTCTCAAACGCTTATTTTCAGAAGAAATACTTTTCTGAAACAGGGTTTCCGCTGTTTCTCCCCATTTCGAATTCAATTGAAACATAGGATAATTCCTTTCATAACTTATTTACTTATTTACAGAACTATCCTTTTAAACAATTTTATTCGTTGTTCGGTTTCACTTGTTTAGTACTATAACAACTCCAAATTCTCGTGCATAATCCGCTCAATGTTTCGTAATTCTTTTCGATTAAAGCCATAGTTGGCAGCTAATGCTACATCAGGGTCAAGCCAGAATTTAGCACTCATCCTCTCTCGGTCTACATGCATATGGCGCGGTTCGCCGCAGTCGTAGGAATAGAAGTAAAAACGATAAGGCCCAATCCTTAATGTCGTTGGCATCTTTTTCACATTTCAGGGGATAGTCAGAGAGTTTACAACATCTGCTGCAAACTCAATTCCCTCAAAACAAGTAAATAGCTTATCACGATTTTAGACGTTTTGCAATAGCTTCTTTCGGTATCCAAGGTCTAGCCGCCGAACGGGCCAAGCTCACCGGCGAGCCGCTTTTTGGCGCATCCGGCGCAGCGATGGGAGTGAAATAGGGGGAGGGGTCATAGGGTCACACCTTGATTCGTGATTTAATTTCTTCTAATTGTTTATGAATTTTATCATCTTCTGATATCGTTGATTGCATAATAGATACTCGCCGACTTATGGAAGAATAACCAAGGCCAAGCAAATTCCCGATCCCCATTTTCATGAGGACAAGTTTCTTGA includes these proteins:
- a CDS encoding DNA methyltransferase, yielding MSDSSKFVQTNEVLGEYLRSGNRQPLFILGDCLEMLVSFSPDCIDCCMTSPPYWGQREYLNGGIGLEETYEEYVKKLFAIIAEVKRVLKPTGSFWLNVGDAYHRKSLVGIPWRVALAMTDCQGWLLRNSVIWNKVKGGPDNAKDKLRNVYENIFHFVKSDHYFYDADAIRCKPGQAKVINGAVVSATGVSGVRYRRQIELSTALNQEEKQAAYKSLDAILNEVRLGKLSDFRMIIRGQQRATHSDSEQVSGRARELAERGFYFLRYHPNGAKPSDVWDILSEDTQKRKLHFAPYPEDLCRIPILATCPEKGIVLDPFAGTGTTNLVAFWLDRKSVGIEVSHEYLRFAEERCRLLL
- a CDS encoding two-component response regulator, translated to MEMIARKILIVDDEEGYRKVLANSLADLGFETKAVNNGFDALEEIKRRCYSIILLDVKMPGMDGIEFLDQMKGIRVNSHIVIITAYTDEDVVKEAIKKGANKVITKPFSTSDIEACLAEFTKKGIE
- a CDS encoding putative C4-dicarboxylate transporter, whose translation is MDTRWFTAVMATIMVMSISSLHGFETIVPYFFVTSLVIFFSAIIFKATQITLFYENSLNELLNPEKSFYFFTIVSAINLIGICLSKVFHFSTAAHILWYVAISLWLGASFSSFSIVFLHRKSEDRKIEDILHGGWFFTIVGTQSTAFLGITIAEHAMQHVTFIQLFSFALWSVGACLYLIFTAFIMLRLVFYQLSSDAALSPYWMNMGAAALTALTGIALYQHIHIMHGPFTDFLPFLKGFSLFFWSVGLWWLPFLVILAIRKQAFCDDGLVFTVGYWEVAFALGLYAYSTIQLSNLFGGQYLIIISICFSVACIALWCFSSVFTLIHLVKSSIWVPVNDLTINYAVPYSFKLRGRIFRIREVVNEWVDQTIQGVSKKRYCVVISDNLTCQISYNMLTKKWYFDRVIDR
- a CDS encoding nitrite transporter protein produces the protein MSESLQTPNGNTKVMILATTAFALCFAGWTLFAPLAIYFKEEFNLSSTSVGLLLAMPVLLGSLAKIPMGIVTDKFGGRLVFTIMLLFGFASLLLTGFANSYGFLLVGGLFFGLIGSSFSIGIPHVSEWYPKKKQGLALGVYGVGNAGTAISGFGAPFIAESLGWHKAFIIYAIPLLLMAFVYWFFTSNAPRPANVKVPTLREKLKIYKSSGLAWVFCLIYFMFFGFFVCFSIWLPSYLIDFYGISPVKAGSYTSIFVFLSSFTRILGGYLGDKFNGRKLIIALTLVVLVITVFLNLNVSLVTSLVVFYIMGTCLGIGNGVVYKLVAENFPKDTGSVGGLVGAAGGLGGFFLPIILGTIKDYTDNYYLGFIFVSLVCLMCLSFMEEKTLSNTNKQALGTT
- a CDS encoding two-component sensor kinase, producing MIRILKERIVIVIVTFIFFGLFPLVLFRMLAFPKASAELKQSVKRNLEGIVKEQRDLLTHMWEERKSHARAISDTIQGALFIHGSEDFVSLVKGKDEHEYLRLKTQLECTKADYNYKGIFICDAAGVIQATTENEKSMLGMNIIKEKSFRNIQETLYDGKTYISDVIHFPINDMQGETDKELPSLFMSYPIKGQNYDVIGAVLVWMDASALNNGIRNDVLGKTGEAYLVNKDGTMITQSRFSDHIKENSSDTCKTCHKVVDPDTNLITKGVKKCITQKTSGYDLEGYMDYDGFKVVGAWSWVKDLNMGLIVEIDADEALGTINNINSMVKSLMMVIIVPAFVMATLMYRKLNAGYMLKGLSLPQKALLGVTTVFLVGFVIAILDGYEVRKERGYLREQKYEVYNPLYVFGSIVTKRDEDFIKSNISKFKEQIPVLKSENTMHNYTEDEGKETVKINAKQSSEKTAVTW